In a genomic window of Myxococcales bacterium:
- a CDS encoding SPFH domain-containing protein: MNDIWGVVREVHGQGWVTGIGLGFLAWFVVRHVVLGFYTVDQNERAVLTSFGRARRILGASTVYTPEGAGMRDSEKERYHYPQVQVIPPGGPYFRWPWQRVHKVSIATRTVNMAWDPETPSANRNGTLLDAVTKDQLHVGLTGQIRFRVSEQNLYAYLFGVKHPVVHVMGFFISILRERIANFEQPPRAAVVGDDTEGRDLAADRTGASAISGISINDLRKNLRALNDMMDHECAASVARYGVHLDASLITEISPPHEVESALAAINTAYNQVSSDISLAQAAADQRIVQSRRAVEIETLRAQAEVEPLRALSDQLTRLRAQGPDALTTYLRNLKLGLYDKADRAFVEAK; the protein is encoded by the coding sequence ATGAATGACATCTGGGGTGTCGTCCGCGAGGTCCACGGGCAAGGCTGGGTGACCGGGATCGGGCTGGGCTTCCTGGCCTGGTTCGTCGTCCGCCACGTCGTGCTCGGCTTCTACACCGTCGATCAGAACGAGCGCGCGGTGCTCACCAGCTTCGGCCGGGCCCGCCGGATCCTCGGCGCGAGCACGGTCTACACGCCCGAGGGCGCCGGCATGCGCGACTCCGAGAAGGAGCGCTACCACTACCCGCAGGTGCAGGTGATCCCGCCGGGCGGGCCGTACTTCCGGTGGCCGTGGCAGCGGGTCCACAAGGTGTCGATCGCGACGCGCACGGTCAACATGGCCTGGGATCCCGAGACCCCGAGCGCCAACCGCAACGGCACGCTGCTCGACGCGGTCACCAAGGATCAGCTCCACGTCGGCCTGACCGGGCAGATCCGGTTCCGGGTCAGCGAGCAGAACCTCTACGCGTACCTGTTCGGGGTCAAGCACCCGGTGGTGCACGTGATGGGCTTCTTCATCTCGATCCTGCGCGAGCGCATCGCCAACTTCGAGCAGCCGCCCCGGGCGGCGGTGGTCGGCGACGACACCGAGGGCCGCGACCTCGCCGCCGATCGCACCGGCGCCTCGGCGATCTCGGGCATCTCGATCAACGATCTGCGCAAGAACCTGCGCGCGCTCAACGACATGATGGACCACGAGTGCGCGGCGTCGGTGGCGCGCTACGGCGTCCACCTCGACGCGTCGCTGATCACCGAGATCTCGCCGCCGCACGAGGTCGAGAGCGCCCTGGCCGCGATCAACACGGCCTACAACCAGGTGTCGTCGGACATCAGCCTGGCGCAGGCCGCGGCCGATCAGCGGATCGTGCAGTCGCGGCGCGCGGTCGAGATCGAGACCCTGCGGGCCCAGGCCGAGGTCGAGCCCCTGCGCGCGCTGTCCGACCAGCTGACGCGCCTGCGGGCCCAGGGCCCCGACGCGCTGACCACGTACCTGCGCAACCTCAAGCTCGGCCTGTACGACAAGGCCGACCGCGCGTTCGTGGAGGCGAAGTGA